In Maridesulfovibrio zosterae DSM 11974, a genomic segment contains:
- a CDS encoding SulP family inorganic anion transporter, giving the protein MLTKIFPFLGWFKKYSGTAFRADILSGLTVALVLIPQSMAYAQLAGMPAYYGLYASLLPPMVAALFGSSRQLATGPVAVVSLMTAASLEPLATAGSEGYIAYALLLALLVGIFQFLLGVLRLGLVVNFLSHPVVNGFTNAAAIIIASSQLSKMFGVYVDKADLHFETIMRVIHGAMHYTHLPTLGMGALAFAIMVGLKKINPKIPNVLCAVVITTLLSWSIGFNHDARVNISAIQDNEAQALIKDFNKTVVDIDNLGVKRTEIAGLEDKAKADKNQVGYLDAEHDLAVVNYQVKLLKHKSHEYRAKLRSLLFNGVEQEGGDLVFFIKDSAPEGMKTDGRIWRLSIGNKVLNTESLKMMGGGAVVGNVPSGFPEIAVPSLDFKVIIKLFPFAVIISLLGFMEAISIAKAMAAKTGQRLDPNQELIGQGLANMLGACGSSYPASGSFSRSAVNLQAGAVTGLSSVFTSAIVAVTLMFFTPLLYHLPQAVLAAVIMMAVIGLINASGFIHAWKAQKYDGAISIISFIATLAFAPHLDKGIMIGVALSLGVFLYKSMRPRVAALSKDENQVLRDASVHGLRVCSHIAVVRFGGPLFFANASFLEDQITDRIIKCPELKHIILVCNGINDIDASGEEALSLIIDTVRSGGRDISLSGVNEAVMDVLERTHLLEKIGRDHVFADTDTALCKTHAQAHQDGSEIDCPLTTYCRINGNA; this is encoded by the coding sequence ATGCTTACTAAAATTTTTCCTTTTTTGGGCTGGTTCAAAAAGTACAGCGGAACGGCTTTTAGAGCGGATATTCTTTCCGGTCTGACCGTTGCTCTTGTGCTTATCCCACAGTCCATGGCGTATGCACAGCTTGCGGGGATGCCTGCATACTACGGTCTTTACGCCTCACTGCTTCCGCCTATGGTTGCAGCCCTTTTCGGCTCAAGCCGCCAGCTTGCAACGGGGCCTGTGGCAGTTGTATCTCTTATGACAGCTGCGTCTCTTGAGCCGCTCGCCACAGCAGGCAGTGAAGGATATATTGCATATGCATTGCTTCTGGCATTGCTGGTCGGTATATTTCAGTTCCTGCTTGGTGTCCTACGTCTTGGTCTAGTTGTAAATTTCCTTTCACATCCAGTTGTAAACGGATTTACCAACGCAGCTGCGATCATTATCGCATCTTCACAGCTGTCCAAGATGTTTGGTGTGTACGTTGATAAAGCAGACCTGCATTTTGAAACTATAATGCGGGTTATTCATGGTGCAATGCATTATACCCATCTGCCAACTCTAGGAATGGGGGCACTGGCTTTTGCCATTATGGTGGGGCTCAAGAAGATCAATCCGAAAATTCCGAATGTGCTTTGCGCCGTTGTAATCACCACACTCCTGTCATGGTCTATCGGCTTCAATCACGATGCGAGAGTAAATATCTCAGCTATTCAGGATAACGAAGCTCAGGCTCTTATTAAAGACTTTAATAAAACTGTTGTTGATATAGATAATCTTGGAGTTAAGCGTACTGAAATTGCCGGACTGGAAGATAAAGCAAAAGCAGATAAAAACCAGGTCGGTTATTTAGATGCAGAGCATGATCTTGCTGTAGTTAACTATCAGGTTAAATTACTTAAGCATAAATCCCATGAATATCGGGCAAAACTGCGAAGCTTACTTTTTAATGGTGTTGAGCAGGAAGGCGGTGATCTTGTTTTCTTTATCAAGGATAGCGCTCCTGAAGGAATGAAAACAGATGGTCGCATCTGGCGTTTAAGCATCGGTAATAAAGTTCTTAATACTGAATCCTTAAAAATGATGGGCGGAGGCGCTGTTGTTGGAAATGTTCCTTCCGGTTTTCCTGAAATTGCTGTGCCTTCTCTTGATTTTAAAGTAATAATAAAGTTGTTTCCGTTTGCTGTGATTATTTCCCTGCTGGGATTTATGGAGGCCATATCAATTGCGAAAGCTATGGCAGCAAAGACCGGCCAGAGACTTGATCCTAATCAGGAACTTATCGGTCAGGGGCTTGCAAATATGCTTGGTGCATGCGGGTCATCGTATCCTGCTTCAGGGTCCTTCTCCCGTTCAGCCGTTAACCTGCAGGCCGGAGCTGTCACTGGTCTTTCCAGTGTTTTTACTTCAGCTATCGTCGCTGTTACTTTGATGTTTTTTACACCGCTTCTATATCACCTGCCTCAGGCTGTGCTTGCTGCGGTTATCATGATGGCTGTTATCGGTCTGATTAACGCATCTGGGTTTATTCATGCATGGAAAGCGCAGAAGTATGATGGAGCTATTTCCATTATTTCTTTTATTGCAACTTTGGCATTTGCACCTCACCTCGATAAGGGGATTATGATAGGTGTCGCTCTTTCACTTGGTGTATTTTTGTATAAAAGTATGCGTCCGCGTGTTGCTGCTTTATCAAAGGATGAAAATCAGGTTCTGCGTGATGCCAGTGTTCATGGTCTTCGTGTATGTAGTCATATTGCTGTAGTTCGTTTCGGAGGACCTTTGTTCTTTGCAAACGCAAGCTTTCTTGAAGATCAGATTACAGACCGTATTATTAAGTGCCCTGAATTGAAGCATATTATTCTGGTTTGCAACGGTATCAACGATATTGATGCGTCAGGCGAAGAAGCTCTTTCTCTAATCATCGATACTGTGCGGAGCGGCGGTCGGGATATATCTCTTTCCGGTGTAAATGAAGCGGTGATGGATGTGCTTGAGCGCACTCATCTTCTTGAAAAAATTGGAAGAGATCATGTTTTTGCTGATACTGATACAGCTCTTTGCAAGACTCACGCTCAGGCTCATCAGGATGGTTCTGAGATTGATTGTCCCCTCACAACTTACTGCCGAATCAACGGTAACGCATAG
- the hypF gene encoding carbamoyltransferase HypF: protein MTANNISRRLLTVTGQVQGVGFRPFIYKTALRHNLSGTVLNSPEGVLIEIQGGKTNLDNFDQSLIDDLPRLAKIVSLKKTDIEIVKDEKQFCILASTAGEGHCVLISPDVATCPDCFADMNNPQNRRYEYPFTNCTNCGPRYTITRSIPYDRPVTSMSCFPLCPECKKEYENPLDRRFHAQPNACAKCGPEVWLTDNKGQKIAGSPTALHDLAKHLAAGEIAAVKGLGGFHLVCDASNSKAVKTLRKRKNRPDKPLAVMVRDVDEARKLSELTDNDIELLEGIQRPIVLAFKGANYSLAPEIAPDTDFIGLMVPYTPLHQVLLKYFSAQTNLAAPAALVMTSGNMSSAPICIGNREALKRLSHIADIFLFHNRDILIRVDDSVTRSVPEFTGQNENRTIFMRRGRGFTPSPVFLEQTGPCVLGTGPELKNTLCFTKGDQAFTSQHIGDMQNLETSNFWREIRIHLQSILKIKPELIVHDLHPDYLTTILAQEISQNESIKAVSLQHHYAHIYSVLAENRHCGPALGLALDGTGLGDDRTIWGGECLMVDNKNLVHKRLAHFTYLRLPGGEAAVREPWRIAYAAAKDLGLDPTKIYVPEESLSGLKMFEQILGKNINCPATSSCGRLFDAVSAMLGLCSTISYEGQAAIILEKVQDQTVQSKYDCPLDETNGTIQIQTSELFKQAFHDYLNGISAAVVSRKFHQGLIHGLADCSILLATQTGIKTIGLSGGVMQNQTIAVELPIELKKRGLNPLVHRYLPPNDGCISLGQAVYGQMLLKNG from the coding sequence ATGACCGCAAATAATATTTCACGCAGACTTCTTACTGTTACCGGACAGGTACAAGGAGTCGGTTTCAGACCTTTTATTTATAAAACAGCACTAAGGCATAACCTTTCAGGTACAGTACTGAACAGTCCGGAAGGAGTACTCATTGAAATTCAGGGTGGTAAGACTAATCTTGATAACTTTGATCAGTCACTTATTGACGATCTGCCACGTCTGGCAAAAATAGTTTCTCTAAAAAAAACTGACATAGAAATTGTTAAAGATGAAAAACAATTTTGCATTCTGGCCTCAACAGCAGGTGAAGGACACTGCGTGCTCATCAGCCCGGACGTAGCAACCTGTCCTGACTGTTTTGCTGATATGAATAATCCGCAAAACCGCCGCTATGAATATCCATTTACGAACTGTACCAATTGCGGACCACGATACACAATCACCCGTTCTATACCCTACGACCGACCGGTCACATCAATGTCATGCTTTCCTCTGTGTCCTGAGTGTAAAAAAGAATACGAAAATCCACTTGACCGTAGATTTCATGCGCAGCCGAATGCATGCGCCAAGTGCGGACCCGAAGTGTGGCTGACCGACAATAAAGGTCAAAAGATTGCTGGCTCCCCTACTGCCCTTCATGATCTGGCAAAACATCTTGCTGCAGGGGAAATTGCAGCAGTCAAAGGGCTCGGAGGCTTTCATCTGGTCTGCGACGCCTCTAATTCTAAAGCAGTTAAAACTTTACGCAAACGCAAAAACCGTCCGGATAAACCTCTTGCTGTGATGGTACGTGATGTTGACGAAGCACGGAAACTATCAGAACTGACTGATAATGATATAGAGCTGCTAGAAGGTATACAACGCCCTATTGTTCTTGCTTTTAAAGGAGCAAATTATTCTCTGGCTCCTGAAATAGCTCCGGACACTGATTTTATAGGTTTGATGGTTCCATACACTCCGTTACATCAAGTTCTCCTTAAATATTTTTCAGCGCAAACAAATTTAGCTGCCCCTGCGGCTCTTGTAATGACCTCTGGTAATATGAGCAGTGCTCCTATTTGCATAGGTAACCGCGAGGCTTTAAAAAGACTGTCCCACATCGCAGATATTTTCCTTTTCCATAACCGTGATATTCTAATCCGTGTCGATGATTCCGTCACACGTTCAGTTCCTGAGTTTACTGGACAAAATGAAAATCGTACTATTTTCATGCGCCGGGGCAGAGGGTTCACTCCATCCCCAGTATTTCTGGAGCAAACAGGTCCTTGCGTTCTAGGGACAGGACCAGAACTAAAAAACACACTTTGTTTTACCAAAGGCGATCAAGCTTTCACAAGCCAGCATATAGGGGATATGCAAAATCTGGAGACATCCAATTTCTGGAGAGAAATCAGGATACATCTGCAATCAATCCTCAAGATTAAACCTGAACTTATTGTTCATGACCTGCATCCTGATTATCTAACGACTATTCTTGCTCAGGAAATTTCACAAAACGAGTCTATCAAGGCAGTCTCACTGCAACATCACTATGCACATATTTATTCAGTCCTTGCTGAAAACAGACATTGCGGCCCAGCTCTAGGTTTAGCTCTCGACGGAACAGGTCTTGGTGATGACCGTACTATCTGGGGCGGAGAATGTCTCATGGTGGACAATAAAAACTTAGTCCACAAACGGCTGGCACATTTCACATATCTGCGGCTACCGGGTGGAGAAGCTGCCGTCCGCGAACCATGGCGTATTGCATATGCCGCCGCCAAGGACCTCGGCCTTGATCCAACTAAAATTTATGTCCCTGAAGAATCTCTATCCGGACTTAAAATGTTTGAACAGATTTTAGGTAAAAACATCAACTGCCCAGCAACCAGCAGTTGCGGACGTCTTTTTGATGCAGTCTCAGCTATGCTCGGACTTTGCAGCACAATTTCATACGAAGGACAGGCTGCAATAATTCTCGAAAAAGTTCAGGATCAGACAGTACAGTCAAAATATGACTGCCCTCTTGATGAAACAAACGGAACTATTCAGATCCAAACTTCTGAACTTTTCAAGCAGGCTTTCCATGATTATCTGAACGGAATCAGCGCAGCTGTGGTCAGCCGAAAATTCCACCAAGGTCTTATTCACGGACTAGCTGATTGCAGTATACTTCTTGCCACTCAAACAGGGATTAAAACTATTGGACTGAGTGGAGGTGTCATGCAAAACCAGACCATTGCTGTTGAACTGCCCATAGAACTGAAAAAGCGTGGTCTTAATCCGCTGGTACATCGCTATCTACCACCAAACGACGGTTGTATTTCACTGGGACAGGCTGTCTATGGACAGATGTTGCTCAAAAATGGATAG
- a CDS encoding pyridoxal-phosphate-dependent aminotransferase family protein, which yields MIGDDFVDLKLFITGPILLREEVRRAGLLPEFGHRDSENPKRFEPIMRNLLAIAGNPKGYTPIIFNGSGTNVLEASIRSLVSDSDKVLNVSVGAFGDLYHTLAVVNGKNAVQLKFAHGKAIDMQELEVALKEHKPDVVTFTHNETATGVINDVVQVCELIRANGALPIVDGVSIFGGAPSMISEAKPLMYCTSTQKSLGLPAGFGIGFVSEEAMEKAATVENRGYTTDIIAQMGKAKINQTLTTPNGTLANQMCVQLDYIVNSETVAGRFKRHEDMRTIAHKWSEIMDGYELFAQEGFRSPSLTTFKTPSYMTIDKLKEVKELMREHGYLFDPGYGKINKELADQGESPIFRVGHMADIMPEMLTEYLEVLGEVLNTFN from the coding sequence ATGATAGGTGATGATTTTGTTGACTTAAAATTATTTATTACCGGGCCAATTCTTCTTCGTGAAGAAGTTCGCAGAGCAGGACTGCTGCCTGAATTCGGTCATCGGGATTCTGAAAATCCAAAACGTTTTGAGCCTATAATGAGAAACCTTCTGGCTATTGCCGGTAATCCTAAAGGATATACTCCGATTATTTTTAATGGTTCAGGTACGAATGTTCTGGAAGCTTCCATTCGTTCTCTCGTTTCTGATTCTGATAAAGTGCTGAATGTCTCTGTAGGTGCTTTTGGTGATCTTTATCATACGCTTGCTGTTGTTAATGGAAAGAACGCTGTTCAGCTTAAGTTTGCTCATGGAAAAGCTATTGATATGCAAGAATTGGAAGTTGCACTTAAAGAGCATAAGCCGGATGTTGTGACTTTTACTCATAATGAAACTGCAACAGGTGTCATAAATGATGTCGTTCAGGTTTGTGAATTGATACGTGCAAATGGTGCATTACCCATAGTCGACGGAGTTTCTATTTTTGGTGGAGCTCCTAGTATGATCAGTGAAGCAAAACCGCTAATGTATTGTACCTCAACTCAGAAGTCACTGGGATTGCCTGCCGGTTTCGGTATAGGTTTTGTGAGTGAGGAAGCAATGGAGAAAGCCGCAACGGTTGAAAATCGTGGTTACACAACTGATATCATTGCTCAGATGGGAAAGGCTAAAATTAATCAGACTTTGACCACACCAAACGGAACACTTGCCAATCAGATGTGTGTGCAGCTTGACTATATTGTAAATAGTGAAACCGTAGCAGGGCGTTTTAAGAGGCATGAAGACATGCGGACTATAGCGCATAAATGGTCTGAAATAATGGATGGATATGAGCTTTTTGCTCAGGAGGGATTCCGTTCACCAAGTCTTACAACCTTTAAGACTCCTTCATATATGACAATTGATAAGCTTAAAGAGGTGAAAGAGCTGATGCGTGAGCATGGCTATCTTTTTGATCCCGGTTACGGAAAAATTAATAAAGAACTTGCTGATCAGGGTGAGTCTCCTATTTTTCGTGTCGGGCATATGGCAGATATTATGCCTGAAATGCTTACAGAGTATCTTGAAGTGCTTGGCGAGGTTTTGAATACTTTCAATTAG
- a CDS encoding response regulator — translation MAEKVLLVDDEKEFVEGLAERMELRGMNVTACTNPQEALDKVDAESFDAIVLDLQMPGIDGIEALKHIKKTRPEMQVILLSGHATVEKGIEAMKLGAMDFVEKPADINVLTDKIKKAQAKKMIIVEEKTKEKVEEIIKQKGW, via the coding sequence ATGGCAGAAAAAGTACTCCTCGTTGATGATGAGAAAGAATTTGTTGAAGGTCTGGCTGAACGTATGGAATTGCGTGGAATGAATGTGACAGCATGTACCAATCCGCAAGAAGCACTGGATAAAGTAGATGCTGAATCTTTTGATGCAATCGTACTTGATTTACAAATGCCGGGAATAGACGGCATTGAAGCTCTCAAACATATTAAAAAGACAAGACCGGAAATGCAGGTGATTCTGCTCAGCGGTCACGCAACCGTTGAAAAAGGTATTGAAGCCATGAAGCTTGGAGCTATGGATTTTGTTGAAAAACCGGCAGATATTAATGTTCTTACCGATAAGATCAAAAAAGCTCAGGCTAAAAAAATGATTATAGTCGAAGAAAAAACAAAAGAAAAAGTTGAAGAGATAATAAAACAAAAAGGCTGGTAA
- a CDS encoding sensor histidine kinase: MSIKGIFKPEFWDADAQAAGPYKRLFDYKRIWQLCFAILVMVSLIPILIMASIDFSVTRGAIKSENTLRAARTTSNTRRSVSFFVEERKSALQLLVEMENFRSSYNKENLISMLKSLKNSFGGFIDLGVIDENGKQVAYVGPYKLEGREYCGQDWFRQAVDKGVYVSEVFLGFRDSPHFVIAVKHFIGNDKSKYRILRATLDTRQFNDIFSALDLPQGEDVFLVNREGVLQTPTRWNGDLFSKVSFDLPEKSFRTKVQQITDHNGETVMVGYAYIENTPFVLLFVKTKKEFMGAWQRSRDTVTWLTGVSIAVILVVMWAVASYLVERIYIADMTRSKALQQMEHHNRMASIGRLAAGVAHEINNPLAIINEKAGLLKDLFTFSKAYEADERLIGLVDSVIDSVERCGRITKRLLGFSRQSDIEFRPIYPQKVIETVLSFLNKEAEYRCIDIHVSVMEGIYEVVTDRGKLEQVLLNLISNAFQAMKDGGALQIEVARKDKNNLIFTVRDNGCGIPESDLKRIFEPFYSTKKQSGGTGLGLSITYGLVQDLGGAMSVKSELGKGTEFSFTLPSSPRSKGDK; this comes from the coding sequence ATGTCGATTAAAGGAATATTCAAGCCTGAATTCTGGGATGCAGATGCACAGGCAGCCGGACCGTATAAACGTCTTTTTGACTATAAGCGTATCTGGCAGCTGTGTTTTGCTATTCTTGTTATGGTTTCACTTATTCCGATTCTTATCATGGCTTCCATCGACTTCAGTGTCACCCGGGGGGCTATAAAATCCGAAAATACACTCCGTGCGGCGCGAACAACTTCCAATACCCGACGGTCTGTTTCATTCTTTGTGGAGGAACGGAAATCTGCTTTGCAGCTTTTGGTTGAAATGGAGAATTTCCGCTCCTCCTATAACAAAGAGAATCTCATCAGTATGCTTAAATCATTGAAAAACAGCTTTGGCGGTTTTATTGATCTGGGCGTGATTGATGAGAATGGTAAACAAGTTGCCTATGTAGGACCTTATAAGCTGGAAGGCCGGGAATATTGCGGTCAGGACTGGTTCAGGCAGGCTGTGGATAAAGGGGTATATGTAAGTGAAGTTTTTCTTGGTTTTCGTGACAGCCCTCATTTTGTAATTGCTGTAAAACATTTCATTGGTAATGATAAATCTAAGTACAGAATTTTGAGGGCTACTTTGGATACCAGACAGTTCAATGATATTTTCTCTGCTTTGGATTTACCACAGGGTGAGGATGTCTTTCTTGTAAACAGGGAAGGCGTGCTGCAAACACCGACCAGATGGAATGGCGATCTTTTTTCCAAAGTCAGCTTTGACCTTCCTGAAAAGTCTTTTCGTACAAAAGTACAGCAAATCACCGATCATAACGGGGAAACTGTTATGGTGGGTTATGCCTATATTGAGAATACACCATTTGTGCTTCTTTTCGTGAAGACTAAAAAAGAATTTATGGGAGCGTGGCAAAGATCACGTGATACAGTCACATGGCTTACAGGTGTAAGTATTGCCGTCATTCTTGTTGTTATGTGGGCAGTTGCTTCATATCTTGTGGAACGGATTTATATTGCAGATATGACACGGTCCAAGGCTTTGCAGCAGATGGAGCATCATAACCGTATGGCGTCTATCGGGCGTCTTGCAGCAGGTGTTGCCCATGAAATTAACAATCCTCTGGCAATTATCAATGAAAAAGCAGGGTTGCTCAAGGATCTATTTACATTCAGTAAAGCTTATGAAGCAGATGAAAGACTTATCGGGCTTGTGGATTCGGTTATAGATTCAGTTGAGCGGTGTGGCAGAATAACCAAAAGGCTGCTTGGATTTTCAAGACAGAGTGATATTGAATTCAGGCCTATTTATCCTCAAAAAGTAATCGAGACCGTGCTGAGTTTTCTCAATAAGGAAGCTGAATACCGTTGTATTGATATTCATGTATCGGTTATGGAAGGTATTTACGAAGTTGTAACCGATCGCGGAAAGCTTGAGCAGGTTTTACTCAATCTGATAAGCAATGCATTTCAGGCTATGAAAGATGGCGGAGCGTTGCAGATTGAGGTTGCCCGCAAGGATAAGAACAATTTGATTTTTACTGTTCGTGATAATGGATGCGGAATTCCTGAGTCTGATTTGAAACGAATATTTGAACCATTCTACTCAACAAAAAAGCAATCTGGCGGAACCGGGCTTGGACTGTCCATTACTTATGGTTTAGTACAAGATCTTGGCGGGGCTATGTCTGTTAAGAGTGAACTTGGCAAAGGTACTGAGTTCAGCTTTACATTGCCATCCTCACCGAGATCCAAGGGAGACAAGTAG
- a CDS encoding response regulator → MSDLFIFSGLFCQADAVAKRIIDDIDLKLVTDNDLVADAASLSGMSGSTIARVFSHKTSIFNKFSHEKERSIAWLRLALAKKLAEGRPLLVSGFVSQLLSQEIDHVLKVCIIDDVHKRVESALNNNGLPEKDASKAILHSDEEKTVWVREITGSTDPWNSSLYDMIIPVGKIGIDESVALIKEQLSNSAVEVTEASKKAVQNFLLAATVETALAVKGHHVEVTAESGTVYIAINKKVIMVERLEKELREMAEPIEGVKKVEFKFGKEYYEADIYRRMDFELPSRVLLVDDEREFVKTLSERLMLRDLGSAVVYDGESAMNVVHNDEPEVMILDLKMPGIDGIEVLRRVKTKCPKIEVIILTGHGSEQDRKTCMELGAFAYLNKPVDIDVLSTALKDAYEKVRNS, encoded by the coding sequence ATGTCTGATCTATTTATATTCAGCGGCCTGTTCTGTCAGGCGGACGCAGTTGCAAAACGTATAATTGATGATATTGATTTAAAGCTTGTTACTGACAATGATCTGGTAGCTGACGCGGCTTCTCTCAGTGGAATGAGCGGAAGTACTATTGCCCGGGTATTTAGTCATAAGACATCAATCTTTAATAAATTCAGTCATGAGAAGGAACGTTCAATCGCATGGCTCAGGCTTGCACTTGCCAAAAAGCTGGCAGAAGGAAGACCATTGCTGGTTTCCGGTTTTGTAAGTCAGCTCCTGTCTCAGGAAATTGATCATGTTCTTAAAGTCTGCATAATAGATGATGTACATAAAAGGGTGGAAAGCGCTCTCAATAATAATGGCTTGCCGGAGAAAGATGCATCCAAAGCTATTTTACACAGTGATGAAGAGAAAACTGTATGGGTTCGCGAAATTACCGGAAGTACTGATCCCTGGAACAGCAGCTTGTACGACATGATAATTCCGGTCGGCAAAATTGGCATTGATGAATCTGTGGCTCTGATTAAAGAGCAGCTCAGTAACTCGGCGGTTGAAGTTACCGAGGCTTCTAAAAAAGCAGTTCAGAATTTTCTGCTGGCCGCGACTGTAGAAACAGCTCTGGCAGTTAAAGGACATCACGTTGAAGTCACAGCTGAAAGTGGAACAGTTTACATCGCGATCAATAAAAAAGTCATTATGGTCGAGCGTCTTGAAAAAGAACTTCGCGAAATGGCAGAACCTATTGAAGGTGTAAAAAAGGTAGAATTCAAGTTTGGTAAGGAGTATTATGAGGCAGATATATATCGCCGCATGGACTTTGAACTTCCTTCACGTGTCCTTCTGGTTGATGATGAACGAGAGTTTGTGAAGACTCTTTCAGAGCGGCTTATGCTTCGCGACCTAGGTTCTGCTGTGGTTTATGACGGCGAGTCCGCTATGAATGTTGTCCATAATGATGAGCCTGAAGTTATGATTCTTGACCTTAAAATGCCTGGAATAGACGGCATAGAGGTTTTGCGCAGAGTTAAGACCAAATGTCCAAAAATTGAAGTTATTATTCTTACTGGACATGGTTCGGAACAGGATCGGAAGACTTGCATGGAGCTGGGAGCGTTTGCATATCTTAATAAGCCTGTCGATATTGATGTTCTGAGTACTGCTCTTAAGGATGCTTACGAAAAAGTGCGTAATTCTTAA
- a CDS encoding response regulator, with translation MKILLVDDEAELVSALAERLSFRGFEAQWVSSGDEAVQKVHENDYDLAVLDVKMPRMSGLELREKLKKIRPAMKYIFLSGHGSEDDYRAGAAEAVCYLVKPVKIEELVEKINQALGRE, from the coding sequence ATGAAAATTTTGCTGGTGGATGATGAGGCGGAATTGGTCTCGGCTCTTGCTGAGCGCCTGAGCTTTAGAGGATTTGAAGCACAATGGGTTTCTTCAGGTGATGAAGCTGTTCAAAAAGTGCATGAAAACGATTATGATCTTGCAGTTCTTGATGTGAAAATGCCACGCATGAGCGGGCTCGAACTTCGTGAGAAGTTAAAGAAAATACGGCCTGCCATGAAATATATATTTCTTTCCGGCCATGGGTCAGAAGATGATTATAGAGCCGGAGCTGCTGAAGCAGTATGTTACCTGGTTAAGCCTGTGAAGATTGAAGAACTGGTTGAAAAAATTAATCAGGCTTTGGGAAGGGAATAG
- a CDS encoding HAMP domain-containing histidine kinase, translated as MESTTPQKDRDGLCFFGQISAAISHDLKNVLAIINEDAGLMQDYLLMANQGMEINPDKLGEIAGKILIQIKRGDSIIKNMNRFAHSVDLPECEVDYRELTLLVVSLLTRIASRKSVTISIAESDPVKGKGDPFVIQMLIAKCLEICIDSAGKDNELNIEFSNEAGNSAIKIIGLSNPVPADQLSGLEKNAVNVGASLGFSPQDKILIIKF; from the coding sequence ATGGAATCAACCACGCCTCAGAAAGATCGTGACGGACTTTGTTTTTTCGGGCAGATCAGTGCAGCCATATCGCATGATCTGAAAAATGTTCTGGCAATAATTAATGAAGATGCCGGGCTTATGCAGGATTATTTACTAATGGCTAATCAGGGTATGGAGATTAACCCTGACAAGTTGGGTGAAATAGCCGGAAAAATACTTATTCAGATTAAAAGAGGGGACTCCATCATTAAAAATATGAACAGGTTTGCTCACAGTGTAGACCTGCCGGAGTGCGAAGTTGATTACCGCGAACTTACCTTGCTTGTAGTTTCCCTGTTAACCAGAATTGCGTCACGTAAATCTGTGACTATTTCTATTGCTGAGAGTGATCCTGTCAAAGGAAAGGGTGATCCATTTGTCATACAGATGCTTATTGCCAAGTGTCTTGAGATCTGCATAGACAGTGCTGGAAAAGATAATGAACTGAATATTGAGTTCAGTAATGAAGCAGGAAATAGCGCCATAAAAATTATAGGGTTGAGTAATCCTGTTCCTGCTGACCAGCTATCTGGTCTTGAAAAAAATGCCGTAAATGTGGGAGCTTCTTTGGGGTTTAGCCCGCAGGACAAAATTTTAATTATTAAATTTTAA
- a CDS encoding TetR/AcrR family transcriptional regulator: MTKMSKKKAAILEAATMLFANKGFADTSMHELSDMTGAAEGTIFYHFKSKEQLLFAILEATKVRILEEFDAHMENHEQGTGLEMMEEVVAFYLLLAGRMEHQFLLLHRLFLYQFAESRPEFRENLEAIYNCLVILFEQAIHKGLEDGSIGNVSPRKSALIIFTMVDGLVRFKNFNLYDAGALFNDLIESVRRMLKPN, from the coding sequence ATGACCAAGATGTCTAAGAAAAAAGCAGCAATACTGGAGGCTGCTACCATGCTTTTCGCCAACAAGGGATTTGCCGATACTTCTATGCACGAACTATCAGATATGACCGGGGCTGCGGAAGGAACTATTTTTTATCATTTCAAGAGCAAAGAACAGCTTCTGTTTGCAATCCTTGAGGCAACAAAGGTGCGCATTTTAGAAGAGTTTGATGCTCACATGGAAAATCATGAACAAGGTACAGGCCTTGAGATGATGGAAGAAGTGGTCGCGTTTTATCTTCTTCTTGCCGGACGTATGGAACATCAGTTCTTACTTCTACATCGGCTTTTTTTGTATCAGTTTGCAGAAAGCAGACCGGAGTTCCGGGAAAACCTCGAAGCAATTTATAATTGTCTGGTCATTCTTTTTGAGCAGGCAATCCATAAAGGGCTTGAGGACGGCTCGATTGGCAACGTCAGCCCGAGGAAGAGTGCACTCATTATCTTTACTATGGTAGATGGGTTAGTGAGATTTAAAAATTTTAATCTTTATGATGCGGGCGCACTGTTTAATGACCTTATAGAGTCTGTCCGTAGAATGTTGAAACCTAACTAG